The following nucleotide sequence is from Drosophila kikkawai strain 14028-0561.14 chromosome 2L, DkikHiC1v2, whole genome shotgun sequence.
taaatatattttaaccaaaaattaagaacaaaATTGATAAAATGTGGTGTTATTATGTGagataattaattatttaaactacCCTTAGCCGTTTCGTTACTACAAATTGTATAAAACTCTGCTGTAGAAACGTGTGCACATCtaatagtttattttcaaGGTCCACTAGTTATCTTGCAACAGCAGTCATATAACCGCATTTCTGTGCCATTCGATAGGGGCTTATCGAAACGATTATAATTATCAGTTGATTGGCTACGTTTACATCCAACATTTCCACATGACGTGCGGCACGCAACTCAATTGCCATAAGCGAATCACTTCACGTGCTTTAAACAGATGTATCACCTGTCGGGGGGAGACTCATTGCCATATTATTTAGCTGAAACAGTTCTGTCCAAGAAAAGAAGCTGCCAGAGGATAcataaaatgaaagaaaacgCATAGAGCAGTGACGTTACATTTATGTTCTTGAAAGCAATATAAATACATGTATCGAAAAATCTAGCTCAATAGTATAATAGGACAAGTTGTTTACACACTAGATTTAATAGGCTTTTCAACTTATGAGgtaacaattaattaaagcgCTCGAAAATGTTCCCTTAGTCAGGCCACCGATCCAAACTAAGCTCACAGTCTAGCATTAATACcagataatatatatatatatacacgcAATTGCTCAAATCAAACGCTGCGAGTCTCTGAGTGCCGTCTTTATCTAATCGTCGTCTTTGGAGATTAGCAGGTGTCCACTTCTATTCCGATACTCCTCACGTGGTAAATGTGTCTACAATATACATGTATAGGGTCGCTTTATGTCAAACGCTGAGATTGCATTCGTGCCAGGAAACCTTGAAATATCATCATATCATCCTCATCCAATCACCTAAGACGCCAAGCCGCGCTGGCGACGCTTTACGCGGGCATAAGGGCCCACAGCTGGGTCCATGATAAAGTCGTACAAAACACGAGTCCAGCTTGTGTGCTGGGGCATTGTTTCATAGAATTCTTTGGCAATGCGCTTCACCTCCGGCAGACGAGAGCCGGGCACCGCCGGGAAGTCGTGGTGCTCGTTATGGTATCCCACATTGAATGTGATCCAGTTCAATGGGCCGTAGTAGGAATACGTCTCGAAGCCCTTGGCGAACATATAATGCTCCGAGATGAAGTGCCCGGCCACCGGATGAAGACCCATTGCCAGAATGCTGCCGATCAGCAAGTAGGCCAAAGGCTTCCAGCCCAAAAAGTAAACGACCAACGCATTAAACGTCAACTGCACCACGGTGTTCACGATTTCCAGGCGCGTCGGTGGCTTTGGATTTATCACCAATGGACGGAAAATGTAAAAGAACGGCTGCAGGCACACCCACAGGAACTTTCCGAATGTCGTGTCAAACAGGCGCGCCTCCAGCAGTGTGGGTATGTCCGTGTCTATAGTCTCGTCACCTTGGTAACTGTAAAGGAAAGACAAATATCGTAATTAGCGATTTGATacagaaatatacaaaagacattataattctaatttaaatacaaaaactaACAAGCttcaaaagttttaaaaagatTGATGCTGCGATGTTTGCATCCTCAGTTCTATAAGCCCTGATAAattcagaatttccccttaaaaAACACACTCAAGTAACAAAAATCATAGGCTTTGACAAAGCAAAAGAACAGGGATTAAGCCAATCTCGAACCTGCTTACTTTTTATGTATACTAACTGTTGTTGAGCGACATTCAACGATCCACAACGATCGCACCTGGGCGATTAGATAAGTTCTTATCTAGACTACACTTTAGGTGAATGAGGGTGACTGTAAACATAAACATCATATTGCTGGGAAaagtatatatagtttttgattttgtttttccgGTATAATTCAATTGGGGACTTTTGCAAAATGAGTTTTCGATAACAAAGTGACTCAACTCAACCGGCTCTTGAGTGAGCTACGTGACCAATAAAAGAAAGCTGCCGGAATTCGACATACTGTATATGCATATTACTATAGGCCATAAATTCTAGCGGGAGTAATCTTATCGGACCAATTCAGACGCACTCGATGACCAAGAGCAAACCAAACCATTCCACGAACGGTGGGTGGAGTGGAGAGGAATGGAAAATTGACTCATGGGCTTATCAAGGTGCGGACGGAACGGGGATAGTGTTGGGCAACGCGCGCCACACGCGCTATAATGGATAAATTGGACGATAAAGGGGATGGGCAGGGCAGGGCGGCCGGCGGAAGGGGCTATTTTCACAGTTTACTGAGCGGCTGACTACGccccaacaataacaaatgctCATGTGTGCGCGCCAGTTCCACGAAAACGTCATGGAATCGTATGGATTCCCACCGTCCAATGTCACGTACCGGTGATGTTCCAGGTGGTACTTCTTGAACGAAATGCTCATGGGCAGGCCGATGGGCAGGTTGCAAATGAAGCCCAGGATACGGTTGTGCATCGGGCGGCTGTGGCCAAACGCCAGGTTGTGGGAGATCTCGTGCACAGCCAGCATCAGCGAGTGGTTGATGATTCCGCCGAAGCAGTAGGCGGCCAACAGCAGCCACGACCACGACAGGTCCTTCACGACGAACAGCGCCAGGATCTGGGTGAGCACCATCGCTCCGGCAACCCATTTGAAGTTGGGGTCGTGCCCGAAGAGCTTCTTAATCTGCGGGTACTTTTCCAGGATGATCTTGCGCCGCGAGGCGTGCGGCTCCTCCGTGTACACCCACTCGAAGTCATTGCGCGACACTTTTTGACCCATCGCGGAGGCAAGGATTGGATTCAACTGTTTACGGAAGAAGTCTGTCGATGTCAGCGCGTTGACATACCGAACCGGCAGCTATTAAACACTAGCAGGGCTGCAAAGACATCGATATACTATCGATATCGAACTGCTGTATCatcgattaaatttaaaattttacaccttttctgttttgtagtttttaatatttgctaATATACTATTTTTAGCAGCCCTATCAGTGTGTTTACCAGGTTTTCCATTCGTCCACATAActattttccttaaattgtatatagataaataaaaaataaaacttcacCTTAAAAAAAGGCCTATGTTTCCAGAAAccagaaaaatgtttaaatattctattttACATgcatatacaaaataaaacattttttttaaataaaattaagactcaattataaaacaatttttaataattgctAATTCTAAGcataagtaataaataaaatattttaaataaataaataaataaactataaaatattaaaattataaattattaattctataaaaaaaaaactttataaatttataccccccaaaaacttgtaaataaaattttactaAATTTTATTGTCCGCCTGGCAAATAAAGGAACATGAAGCATTGCAATGGTAGTCCGCCATTTTGCCATCAATCAACAAGACACAGTTCTCCTCATGGCTTTTGTCATTTGGTTCTCCTTCCTTCCACTTTAAAATCTCAGCTTTCCTGTTGGAGGCCACGGAGACGTAGTGGCCCTCATTGTAGCGATCATTGATACCCAGCCAGTAGCATGCAAAATTCTTAAGATTCGCACTGATGGCGGTGAGTTCATCTTCGTTTTGAATAGACGCCAAATAACCTTTCATGGTTTGGCAGGTTTTGCCAGCTGTAGTCCAATCCTGGGCCTTTTCAATGACACGAAAATATCTAGAACCGATCCGCTTAAAATCAGATGGTACTTTATTCAAATCGCGATCAGCGACATCAACTATAGACTCATTCATCTTGGCCATAATCGCTTGAAGTTGGCCTTCCAAATTGGTCTGCATCGCTTGAAGTCGGTTTTCCATTGCGGTCTGTACCGTTTGCAGTTTGCCATCTAGCTTAGTCTGTAACTCCAGCAAATCTGCTTCCAGTTTAGCCTGCACCTTAAGTTGACTTTCCATGTGGGAACGCAGTTGGTCTTCGATCTTGGTTTGCTGACTCTTCATTAGGTCCAGGCTTTCCTTGGTTTCAGTTTTAAGGCTGTTCTCTTGTTCCTGGCCCTGGGCAATTTGGCTAAGCAGGGGTAGCAATGTGTTGAGGCAGAAACTGTCGCAGTGATTGGGATTAGGTTCGTCTAGGAGGCATACGTAGCCGAACCGAAGGCTCTCCTCCGCCAAGGATACATTTCTCAGACTCCAGACGACCAAGAAAATATAAGTTCCACACTTAAACATTGAAACTGAGTGTTTATATATAAGACCAATGAAGGTGAAAGTCTCTTATCAACTGATTCCCTCGGTACCAAGCGCGACTTCCGAAATGTCGTCAAGCTTCCGACGAACTGATAAGTGCTATTTATAAAGCTGAAAACTGTGTGAGCGCTATGTATGGTGtattgtatgtacatacataataaaaatagcaagtgaattacaaaaaaatgtggATTTGATACTGTTAATTGTGTTATGAGAGGATCTCcaatcttaaataattttatcatttatttaatttgttttcggtTGGATAAATTGAATCCTTTTTTTATTCACCAAAAGAATATATTACCAAAATGTGCATCTTTGTGGCGGTACCATAACTTACCTGTAAGAAGTTACCAAAGGTGAAAAAGTGATCGATTTGAACTCCTTACTCCTTTGTAACATCGGCACCAGTACCATCAGAATTACTTAATCTTCAAAGACCTTCAATGATCCTCCGTTACATAGCTTTTTTTTACTGTAATGACAGTCCCTAAGTTAGagttgaaaacaaaaataatttctttgcAAATATTTCTAACTTTGCTGGCAAATACCCAAATCGCACAGCCGCACCTCCTCCATTATgtcttataaaatatagactATATAGACTACAGCTGACACATTGATCTCTATGTATATGTTTTGGCGATGTGGAAGTGTCTGGTAGTTTCTGTTTCTTAGGCTtggaatatttaaacatagtgtgtacatatgtatttttgtattgtttttaatatatttttttttatcaatagTTCTAGAAAAAGCGCTAAAACAAAGGTGTTGCAAAAAGATGTTGTGGCTTTTGCGTTTAGTTGTTAGCCCGTTTTAGCGAGTGGTGCCTTGAATCTGTTTcttctttaaatattctctTTTTAGATAGATGCAAatggtttttttatatatttgtatatatttgttgttgctggttgACGACGCAGTTTTAAAATTGATGTTACACAAGGAAGGACTAAATGGTTACATGGTCTTCTTTGCGGGCCTTTGGCGAGATGTTCGTTGCCCCAGCATTCGCAAGATGTTGATGCCATGATTGGTTGATGATGGagttgccgctgttgctgctctgTTGTTAATGCCAGCGATGTATCAGTGTCTAGTCCTTGATCGTTGATTGGTTGTTGCTCTGCTTTGCTGCCTTTTTGAATTGTTggttgaataataaatatttaactttattaattttttgcgCTCGGTTGTTATCGATTTTCCGCAGTTGCTTGCTTggtttgctgttttttttgctcactcactttttttatttagaattttatttcttagttGTTTTTGCGGCTCAACAGAAAAATGATCTAAATCAAATCGGCAATATTAGCAGGCATCTCCTCGATGGTTGTGTGATAGAATTGTTCAATATCCTTAAGGATTCGTCGATCATCGTCTGTAATGAAATTGATCGCAACACCCTTGCGACCGAAACGACCACCGCGACCAATTCTGAGAGGAGACACATTTTTCGTTAGGCACTGCTTGGTCAAAGATATTGATGGGCCAACTTACCTATGAATGTAGTTCTCACGGTTCGAGGGCAGGTCATAGTTAATGACCAGCGACACTTGCTGCACATCAATACCGCGCGCCAGTAAATCAGTGGTAATCAGGACACGAGAAGAGCCTGAACGGAATTGTTTCATGATAACCTCGCGATCACGCTGCTCCATGTCGCCGTGCATAGCCGAGACGGTGAAGTTGTGGCTCGACATCTCTTGGGTCAGCTGGTCCACCTGGAAAATAACATTTCAGCTTAGAATCTGAGCATCTGGGCGATGTTGAACCACCTTTCAACAGGGGCACAGAGATAAACAAACCTTGCGACGGGTGTTGCAGAAGATAACCGACTGGGTAATGGACAGCGTATCGTACAGATCGCACAATGTGCCCAACTTCCAGTTCTCCTGCTTCACGTTCACGTAGAACTGCTTGATACCCTCGAGGGTCAGCTCTTCCTTCTTCACCAGGATGCTAACTGGCTCGCGCATGAAGCAACGGCTCACCTCAAGCACGTCCGGTGGCATGGTGGCGGACAGCAGAATAACCTGCACATCTGGTGGCAGCATCTTGAACACATCCTGGATCTGATCCTTGAAGCCACGGGACAACATCTCATCAGCCTCGTCCAGGACAAAGAGCTTGATGTACTGAGTGCGCAGCACCTTACGATTGATCATGTCGTAGACGCGACCGGGAGTGCCCACAACAACGTGGCATCCGGACTCCAGAATGCGGGCATCCTCTCGCACATTGGTGCCGCCGATACAGGCGTGCGAATGCACCTTCATGTACTCACCGAGCGCCATTACCACGCGCTGGATCTGCGTGGCCAGCTCGCGAGTGGGGGCCAGGATCAGGGCCTGGCACTCGCGAATGGACGTATCGATCTGCTGAAGGATGGCGATCGAGAAGGTGGCAGTCTTGCCAGTTCCTGTGACAGAGCAATGAAGATATAGAAATTAGTTATCTACATAATTATGTTGGCAGAATTCAGCTAAGCATAAGAGATAGCTATCTCTTTCACGCTAGCATGTTCCGAGAACAATTCTTTCTGTATCTGCAGGTGTTGCAGGCAGACTTTAACAAGGGTGATTATTTTTCTCTCCTCttctttgtgtttattttcggtttgtcCCTTTTCAAAATCCTTCGCAGTGGATTAGCGCAAAACGAGATCGGTTTTTCTAGGTAGCTAGTGGGATAGAATTGGCAAGAAACCGGCATAAACAGCTAGGTAGAAAGTCTGACCAACATTTTTTTCTAGGAACTTTCTTCTTCTGTCCAGGCGGCCGTAAAACGCGCTACAAAACGCAGCTGGCCAGCGAAAAGTGGCGCGCAAGCGTAAAGACGCCAAGAGAGAGGCACACACGAAGAGAGAGTGCCAGAGCAAAGAGAGCGCAAAGCGCAACTCAAAGATAGAAATTTCAGACGCAGAGCGCTGAGTCACCGATGtcactttttgtttaagcaaaatatttttgtcatCAATTCTTGCACATTCTCGAAAGATTCGCCTCGGGACGGGAAAAAGGGAAGGGGATTTGAGAGCGTACTCACCCGACTGCGCCTGGGCAATGACATCGCGACCCTTCACGCAAGGAATGATAGCGCGCTGCTGGATGGCCGACGGCTTCTCGAAACCGTAGCCATAGATGCCGCGCAGCAGCTCCTCGCGCAAGTTCATGTCATCAAAGTTGTCGTACACCTCATGCCAGGTGGACTCGATGACACCCTCGGGGTCCATGCCGGCGGGACCATCCTGAGCTATTTCAGTTCGATCATCCCTGCAAAACGAGACGGAAAATGGATTAATATGAAGACTCCAGAGCCGGAGGGAGGGAGTGCTGGAAATTTTCCAGCCGCAATTTCTAGGTTATGTCGAAGCGCATCGAATGGCGCTTGGCAACCGTCGGCCGCGAAACAGGAGCTGCACTCACATTATCAACGATAAAAAATTGACTAGATTGGTTTATATCCGGAATTTCGACGACTTAAACACCGTTCACTCAAACAATTTCTGTTCCTGCTGTCGGTGAGACAAATGAGTAATGGAGAATTTGAGAGTTCCCTGCTCTGTTTTTCTGCCAGTCGGTGACGAATCTGTTTTTGCTTTCAGTTACGTTTGTGCTGTGCTGTGTTTTCACGTACAAAATACGAAATGAGACTGCGAGCTGCGACGACCGCTAGGCGGCCTTTTGAGCGGCGAGCGGCCCGCCCCTGAGCGTGTGTGCGAGCGAGACGACCCTAGCGTCGCGTTTGTCAATGTCAGTGGTTGCTGCCGCTGCGAGAGCAGTCGCGCGATATGGGCTAGGCACGTAACTGCGGTACCAGTATTGCTCAACGTCCGCAGGTCGCAAAATGGCAGTAGCCGGTTGAAAATGGCAGTAGAAACCAAGCCGACAGGCGTATTTTCCTAAGGTGCGCGTGCTAGAGAGAGCGAGGGGCGCGTTACGGGGGAGGGGGCGGCTGCCAAAGATGTAGCAATTTACTAAAGATAGAATCGGCGACGGCATTGAGGTGTCCGGCGAGTCTTTGTCCAGTCATCATGAGTCAAGCGGCAGGCAAATGGCCGCCGAGCGAGCCTTCGTCATCGACAGCAAATTCGCTTAATTCATTGCATTCTGGTATTCCAGACGAAGTACGAAATCCACCCAGCAGAACGCCAATGGATCAACCACCgcgctctctctcgctctctctctctcgcagCTCTCACTTCCCGTCTCGGTCTGTCATTCGCGACAGCCGTCGTGTAATTTTTTCCTTTGTGTTTCACATATTCCGACCGTCCGaaatttcaaatcgaattTTCTCTATTGCCGCACACTGCAATTCGCCTGAAACCGATCGATGCCGACGGGCCGCGGGTTCGCCCAGCCGCTTTCCACATTTCGGACGCTTAATCTAATGGTTATACTAAcattttctgaaaattttttgGCACTTTTTATACACGTGCTGCTACTGATTTGTTAACCAAAAGCAAAAGAGGTGGCTCGCAGTGCGGCCAGATGAACGTTTGGTTTTCCCCAAAATTGAAATTTCGCCCTAAAAAATCCACACCATTTCGAACGTCACTGTGTTCACCGTGATAAAAGTAacagaattttatttatggaatTTCCAGAATGAGAGTAACAGAGTTTACTActatttacttaaattaaagaaaattaactttatttttctttaaattcattcattcaaGTGACCTTTCTCCTTCTGAGCAGCTGGGCACACTTGGGTGAACATTACGTAGCGAAAAACGTAAGTGAACAAAATCTTAGTTTGACGTAAGTACGTTGTTGGTGGGCGGACCACCTAGATTTAGGGTTTTTTGCTGGCATTTTAGGGGCTTCTTCGAagcataaattattataataaataactaCTAACAAAggataaatgtttaatttcatTGGTTTAAATACTAAAATTGTAATGGGTCTTTAGgctttttgagattttttaggggCGAACCAAATTttcatctggcaacactgatccagatattattttaatccGCATACGGTCACTCAGTTTCATCGACGATTTCTTGAACAGTGTAAGtgggaatttaaaaaaatcctgCGATTCAGTGAATTGGCAAACTGTTGGGTAAATTGGAAAATGAAGGCGACTGGTGCGCGGAATTTGCGCTATGAGGCGAGGATCAAAGCCCACACATGTCCGGCGGCGTTGCGTCGTCGCGTccgtgtgtgtatatgtgtgtgcgaAAAGTCAAGTGGGGAAAAGTTCGGCTGCCGCTGCCGGTTTGTGCGAAAAAATTCGGCGGAGCAGGGAGCTATAAGCAAAATCGCCCACATATAGGTGTTGAAAATAAAGgtctatttttaatttatgacaCTCGGTGCCGGCCAGGAAAGGCGATTCATAATACACTCACCAACACCCGTTGAGTCATCGTCTGCTCTCTCTCACTCATTTGCATTGTCCGCTGCCGGCAGATTAATAACGGCTCGCCGCACACGCCCATCTCGctcgcacacacgcacgcTCCAGACGGGCTGCACTCGCTCTCCGTGAGAGAGACGATTGAGTGCCTTGCGGCGTTTCTGAGCGGGTTTTTCCAGCAGGCAAACAATCGCTATCGGAAGCCATCGATAGTGGGCTCTCGCCTAACTTTGACGATCAGTTTTGGGTCCAGGGAGTGGGGCCGACAGTGGGAAGCAGAAAACAACAAGGTCTAGGCAGAAAAACCACTCCACTCGCTTGGACTTGCGCTCACAATCGCTATCGAATCGAAGCACTCGGTGTATCGATATATCGAGTGCCGCCGACCAGCTCTACCGTCAATCCCTCAATTAAATTgaatcaatttcaatttctcaCTTTGTGCAAGTCGGACGTGTCGTTGGAGCTGCCGTACGACGGTCCCTGTTTCTGTCTCAGTCTTTGGTCTCTACCCCCTCGCCGCCTGTTCGTGTCGTGTGGCTGTGCCtatagtgtgtgtgtatatgtgagTTTTTCGGAGGAATAAAATTCGATTCGTCTTTGTCGCTGGTGCAAAGTGTGCGCTTAGTTTATCGCCCAGCCAAGTCACAAAGTCAGTAATCAGCGATACTAACAAAGTACAGAAAAGCCCAAGAGAGAATGAGACGGCTTTGTCGAAGAGCGTACAGTTTGCGAAATTAGCGGGGGGCAGCGATTGGCTATTTATGCGATTCAATACGATAAATGTTAACAAATGTCTACCACTCTCTCCCCCTTCTCGTTGCAGTTCGAAATTAGTAACCCCGAGAAAGAAAAATCGTCAGCTTAGCGATTTTCCTTTGTCTCCCTGCAAATTTCGTGTGACCCCCGAAACGAAAGAGAGAAGAGACGCGCCGTGCGGTAAACCAGCGATATACAACCAATACCAATCTACTCTTAATCCGCACCCACGACCACCAAAAACAAAGCACCATGAGCTGGCAAGATTATGTGGACAACCAACTCCTGGCCTCCCAGTGCGTGACCAAGGCGTGCATCGCCGGACACGATGGCAACATCTGGGCCCAATCCAATGGATTTGAGGTGAGTACGGATACGGCAAATAGCAGTCCCTCCCGCGGATGTCCCTGGAAAAGCGCCGCATAGTTGACAATGAATTTTCGCAAGTTCAAGGGTGTGACTCGcccgctctcgctctctcccacACAAAGGAGGCGCCGCACATGCATGGCCGCCATGATTATTTCGTTTGAGTTTCGGTTTGATAAAGAGCAACGCAGCAGCACAGCAACTTAACTCCCACCCTCTCTTGCTCAATCACACTCTCCAAGTTCACCCCCTGGAGCGCTGCTCTCTGCGCAGGCCAGCTCTCATTCGACCCCCCGAGAGTGCGTTTGTGTGCGTGATCGCGTGGGATTCATCTTCTAATCTTAGCTTGGTGTTACGATAAGAGCTGTCACTAAATTGCTAATTTTCATAGGGCAATTAGCCTTCTTAATCACTCGTCTATCAAATTGCCATTAGAGATTTTCGGTGAGTCATGCCGCCGACTTACTCACAGCTCGGATTTAGTTCGCGGTAATAGGACGGATGGTGGTAGAGGGAGGGAAATGTGATATCAACAGCAGTTTCAAATGTGCAGATGTTGACTTCCCGGTACTATTCAACACTGATTCCTGATAATGCATCCACTCCCTATTCCTAGGAAGAGCACAATGAAGAGAACGACTGCCCACTCTGCTGGTGCCTTTATCAGTTTTAGTTGATATGATGTGTTGGTTTTTTATCTCCGCCCGcttctgttgttgttcgcaAAAAATCTCTTTATCGGAGCGAAATGAAGgaaacacatacatacatatatctcgATGCCGCGTCACCATGGGAGAGCGCCCTAAAATTTCTTGAGCATTTCATATGCGCGCCacgtttttggttttgtataAATGAGTTTGTGCTCTCTCTGTgtttatatgtgtgtgtgcgacttCCTCCTGACTCCATGTGCTTTTATCCTGCTCTCCGTCTGTTGCGCTTCATTCGACTCCAGCCACtcccttttgctttgtttgTCGACGCTTCCAACAATATCGCAATTGCACTATAAACCGATTTCAGCCATGAGTTGGCAGTCGTCTTGCCACAGcaatttttcagtttttaagcCGCTTTTGTCCGTTGTCAACGTCATCATCTCTTCGTCGGCGCTGCTCTTCCTCTCCATCTCGCCTCTCTTATTTATTGCTTGACATATTCTGCACGCGTATCACTTTCGTTCAATTATCTCCTATTGCTTTCCCATCtgccttttgtttatttttctcccTTTTCGCATTACCTGAGTTACCTACTTTTGATTTTGgcttttcgattttaatttttcattcgCATGATTCACTCAGGTGAATATACCTGATTTT
It contains:
- the ifc gene encoding sphingolipid delta(4)-desaturase DES1 is translated as MGQKVSRNDFEWVYTEEPHASRRKIILEKYPQIKKLFGHDPNFKWVAGAMVLTQILALFVVKDLSWSWLLLAAYCFGGIINHSLMLAVHEISHNLAFGHSRPMHNRILGFICNLPIGLPMSISFKKYHLEHHRYQGDETIDTDIPTLLEARLFDTTFGKFLWVCLQPFFYIFRPLVINPKPPTRLEIVNTVVQLTFNALVVYFLGWKPLAYLLIGSILAMGLHPVAGHFISEHYMFAKGFETYSYYGPLNWITFNVGYHNEHHDFPAVPGSRLPEVKRIAKEFYETMPQHTSWTRVLYDFIMDPAVGPYARVKRRQRGLAS
- the LOC108075763 gene encoding accessory gland protein Acp29AB, whose translation is MFKCGTYIFLVVWSLRNVSLAEESLRFGYVCLLDEPNPNHCDSFCLNTLLPLLSQIAQGQEQENSLKTETKESLDLMKSQQTKIEDQLRSHMESQLKVQAKLEADLLELQTKLDGKLQTVQTAMENRLQAMQTNLEGQLQAIMAKMNESIVDVADRDLNKVPSDFKRIGSRYFRVIEKAQDWTTAGKTCQTMKGYLASIQNEDELTAISANLKNFACYWLGINDRYNEGHYVSVASNRKAEILKWKEGEPNDKSHEENCVLLIDGKMADYHCNASCSFICQADNKI
- the eIF4A gene encoding eukaryotic initiation factor 4A isoform X1, yielding MDDRTEIAQDGPAGMDPEGVIESTWHEVYDNFDDMNLREELLRGIYGYGFEKPSAIQQRAIIPCVKGRDVIAQAQSGTGKTATFSIAILQQIDTSIRECQALILAPTRELATQIQRVVMALGEYMKVHSHACIGGTNVREDARILESGCHVVVGTPGRVYDMINRKVLRTQYIKLFVLDEADEMLSRGFKDQIQDVFKMLPPDVQVILLSATMPPDVLEVSRCFMREPVSILVKKEELTLEGIKQFYVNVKQENWKLGTLCDLYDTLSITQSVIFCNTRRKVDQLTQEMSSHNFTVSAMHGDMEQRDREVIMKQFRSGSSRVLITTDLLARGIDVQQVSLVINYDLPSNRENYIHRIGRGGRFGRKGVAINFITDDDRRILKDIEQFYHTTIEEMPANIADLI
- the eIF4A gene encoding eukaryotic initiation factor 4A isoform X2 encodes the protein MDDRTEIAQDGPAGMDPEGVIESTWHEVYDNFDDMNLREELLRGIYGYGFEKPSAIQQRAIIPCVKGRDVIAQAQSGTGKTATFSIAILQQIDTSIRECQALILAPTRELATQIQRVVMALGEYMKVHSHACIGGTNVREDARILESGCHVVVGTPGRVYDMINRKVLRTQYIKLFVLDEADEMLSRGFKDQIQDVFKMLPPDVQVILLSATMPPDVLEVSRCFMREPVSILVKKEELTLEGIKQFYVNVKQENWKLGTLCDLYDTLSITQSVIFCNTRRKVDQLTQEMSSHNFTVSAMHGDMEQRDREVIMKQFRSGSSRVLITTDLLARGIDVQQVSLVINYDLPSNRENYIHRIGRGGRFGRKGVAINFITDDDRRILKDIEQFYHTTIEEMPANIADLI